A stretch of the Desulfuromonas sp. TF genome encodes the following:
- a CDS encoding Rossmann-like domain-containing protein, with product MTEVRDMALGLASRFQIPKIAGIVFPPFYEGGQPKDCEFMAMALEGGAGGISYVLLPDSGAEDYRALKPQSFVGVRPEQYAESFSGADPLQNMLGLAAINAICQHVMRIANCTPGAATDSLGLMNIEDGDRVGMVGFFPPLLKYMRNSQAELVIVEKNEQLVERYPNLHVTLDVTELNTCNKVLCTGTTLLNDTLDDVLQQCNAAEHISLLGPTAGYFPDPLFARGVHVLGGRFIHDGMLLLQLIAERKRWGAATQKLCFQAERYEGAPLKA from the coding sequence ATGACTGAAGTACGGGATATGGCACTGGGGCTCGCCTCACGCTTTCAAATCCCGAAGATCGCCGGCATCGTCTTCCCGCCCTTTTATGAAGGCGGCCAACCCAAGGACTGCGAGTTCATGGCCATGGCGCTCGAAGGCGGGGCAGGGGGGATCAGCTATGTGCTGCTGCCAGACAGCGGTGCAGAGGACTACCGGGCTTTAAAGCCTCAATCGTTTGTCGGCGTCCGCCCCGAGCAGTATGCGGAAAGTTTCAGCGGGGCCGACCCCCTGCAAAACATGCTGGGGCTCGCTGCCATCAACGCCATCTGTCAGCATGTAATGCGTATCGCAAACTGCACGCCCGGCGCCGCGACAGACTCCCTCGGACTGATGAATATCGAGGATGGCGACCGCGTGGGGATGGTCGGTTTTTTTCCTCCGCTGCTGAAATATATGCGCAACAGTCAGGCGGAACTCGTCATCGTGGAAAAAAACGAGCAGTTGGTCGAGCGCTACCCGAATCTGCATGTGACTCTCGACGTCACCGAGTTGAATACCTGCAATAAAGTGCTTTGCACCGGTACGACTCTTCTGAACGATACCCTTGACGATGTGTTGCAACAGTGCAATGCTGCCGAACACATCTCGTTGTTGGGGCCGACGGCCGGATATTTTCCCGACCCCCTGTTTGCGCGGGGTGTTCACGTGTTGGGTGGTCGCTTTATCCATGATGGAATGCTTCTGTTGCAGCTGATAGCGGAACGGAAGCGATGGGGAGCAGCGACTCAGAAGCTGTGCTTTCAGGCTGAACGGTATGAGGGGGCACCTCTCAAAGCATAG
- a CDS encoding zinc ribbon domain-containing protein, translating to MMKSCPCCAEEIQDAAIKCKHCGEFLDVSKRPRLAEEKLPWHFRTSSIVIALACVGPLALPLLWWRPKTALVWKVGLTIGILLLSWFLYLTTMESLRTLQEYYKLLDSL from the coding sequence ATGATGAAAAGCTGCCCCTGCTGCGCTGAAGAAATCCAGGACGCCGCCATAAAGTGTAAACACTGCGGTGAGTTCCTGGATGTCTCCAAACGCCCCCGCCTTGCAGAAGAAAAGCTTCCCTGGCATTTCCGGACATCCTCCATTGTCATCGCACTCGCCTGCGTGGGTCCTCTGGCGCTGCCTTTGCTCTGGTGGCGGCCAAAAACTGCGCTGGTGTGGAAAGTCGGACTCACGATCGGAATCCTTCTTCTCAGCTGGTTCTTGTACCTGACCACGATGGAGTCCCTCCGCACTCTCCAGGAGTATTACAAGCTGCTTGATTCGCTGTAA
- the lexA gene encoding transcriptional repressor LexA: MSPITPKQKKILEFIRSHAEREGYPPSQQEIARAFGFRSLGTVQNYLVRLEREGLLSRQWNARRGMRVLRPEGRGLELPLAGTVAAGRPIEAVETPDTIEVPASMVGAGENFVLRVQGDSMVGDGILDGDFVVVRKQAAAENGQTVVALIRGEATVKRLQRKGGRIELHPANPAMQPIMVEGEESFRIEGVVVGVIRHCL; encoded by the coding sequence ATGAGCCCCATCACGCCCAAACAGAAGAAAATTCTTGAATTCATTCGTTCCCACGCCGAACGCGAGGGGTATCCCCCCTCTCAGCAGGAGATCGCCCGGGCCTTCGGGTTCCGCTCCCTGGGGACGGTTCAGAACTACCTGGTGCGCCTTGAGCGCGAGGGGCTGCTGAGCCGGCAGTGGAACGCCCGGCGCGGCATGCGGGTACTGCGCCCCGAAGGGCGGGGGCTGGAGCTCCCGCTGGCCGGGACCGTTGCCGCCGGTCGGCCGATCGAGGCGGTGGAGACCCCGGACACCATCGAGGTGCCCGCGTCCATGGTCGGCGCCGGGGAGAACTTCGTCCTGCGCGTGCAAGGCGATTCGATGGTGGGCGACGGCATCCTGGACGGGGACTTCGTCGTGGTGCGCAAGCAGGCCGCGGCCGAAAACGGCCAGACCGTGGTCGCCCTCATCCGGGGCGAGGCCACGGTCAAGCGCCTCCAGCGCAAGGGAGGACGGATCGAGCTGCACCCGGCCAACCCGGCCATGCAGCCGATCATGGTGGAGGGGGAGGAGAGCTTTCGCATCGAAGGGGTGGTGGTGGGGGTCATCCGCCACTGCCTGTAG
- a CDS encoding DNA polymerase IV: protein MLHLYIPAFPIALARVGDASLRGRPAAVAPGHSDRALLQCISKEAAADGVCEGMPVYRARRLCPDLTLLSPDPELLAKGTRSLLEISSAYSPVTEPSAGGRLFLDLTGCRRLLGGGRDAAARLEREIAARLRLQGAVGVAGNKLVSRIASGYLDKPGVCDVLRGAERTFIAPMPVSVLPGIGAARESVLMRDLNLRRVEEVAGLSVAQLRLAFGPFAPVLHQRACGIDPSPVQPPRRTPEIAEEAFPEAEENDDRILLAALCRLAEGCGLRLRRLGKETGRLALTLTYADGVVERGTAALPFPLCRDLPLLAAVERLFYRTCRRRVRLKGMRLVCDRLACGNRQMDLFSPAGEPVAHQEALQEALDRLRTAYGRDTVRWGRSFG from the coding sequence GTGCTGCATCTCTATATCCCCGCTTTCCCCATCGCCCTGGCGCGGGTGGGGGACGCCTCCCTGCGCGGGCGCCCGGCGGCCGTCGCTCCCGGCCATTCGGACCGGGCGCTGCTTCAGTGCATCTCCAAAGAGGCCGCGGCGGATGGGGTCTGCGAGGGGATGCCGGTCTACCGGGCCCGCCGCCTCTGCCCCGACCTGACCCTCCTTTCCCCCGACCCCGAACTGCTCGCCAAAGGGACGCGCTCCCTCCTGGAGATTTCCAGCGCCTACAGTCCGGTGACGGAGCCCTCCGCCGGGGGGCGGCTTTTTCTCGACCTCACCGGCTGCCGCCGCCTGCTGGGAGGGGGGAGAGACGCGGCGGCGCGCCTGGAGAGGGAGATCGCCGCGCGGCTGCGCCTGCAGGGGGCGGTGGGGGTCGCCGGCAACAAGCTGGTGTCGCGCATCGCCTCGGGGTACCTGGATAAGCCGGGGGTCTGCGACGTGCTGCGGGGGGCCGAGCGCACCTTCATCGCCCCGATGCCGGTCTCGGTTCTCCCCGGCATCGGCGCCGCCCGGGAGTCGGTTCTGATGCGGGATCTCAACCTGCGCCGCGTCGAAGAGGTCGCCGGCCTCTCCGTGGCCCAACTGCGCCTCGCCTTCGGCCCCTTCGCCCCCGTGCTGCACCAGCGGGCCTGCGGAATCGACCCCTCTCCCGTGCAGCCGCCGCGGCGCACCCCGGAGATCGCCGAGGAAGCCTTTCCGGAGGCGGAGGAAAACGACGACCGGATTCTGCTGGCCGCGCTGTGCCGCCTGGCGGAGGGGTGCGGCCTGCGCCTGCGCCGCCTCGGAAAGGAGACCGGCCGTCTTGCCCTCACCCTGACCTATGCCGATGGCGTTGTCGAGCGGGGGACGGCCGCCCTTCCCTTTCCCCTCTGCCGCGACCTCCCCTTGCTTGCTGCCGTCGAGAGGCTGTTCTACCGGACCTGCAGGCGCCGCGTGCGCCTCAAAGGGATGCGCCTTGTCTGCGATCGTCTCGCCTGCGGGAACCGGCAGATGGACCTGTTCTCCCCGGCCGGCGAGCCGGTGGCCCATCAGGAGGCGCTGCAGGAGGCGCTGGACCGGCTGCGGACCGCATACGGCAGGGACACTGTGCGCTGGGGGCGCAGCTTCGGATAA
- a CDS encoding DNA polymerase III subunit alpha produces the protein MNFTHLHVHSSFSPQWGVRPVEDLCAAARAQGAGRLALTDRNGLYGIPRFLDVARAAGLAPIIGAEAVAGTNRAVLLARDEEGYADLCRLLSDLHCRRDFDLPRALAERRRGLIVLTDDPAVLTPLRRNSRERLFVELSPGHGMHHALALAKEMDLPPVATARATLLEPEDFELHRVLRAIALNTKLSRLRPEETAREGDLLLSPQQVADFFPHCPEALENAARIADACRTDWEFSATIFPAFRGKSDQEASVELEERAREGVRRRYGGIDDRAEERLQKELAIITEKGFAHYFLVVEEIARQSPRTCGRGSAAASLVAYALGITHVDPLRHNLFFERFLNSGRVDPPDIDIDFPWDERDAVLDFAFARYGSRRAAMVANQVGFKGRAAVREVAKVFGMPENEIKSVTYRISGYWKADQTSAAVGRHPLFRGEDLGEDWQKILRLAGRLNGQLRHLSLHCGGLVVVPNEIRRYVPVEISAKGLPMIQWEKDQAEAAGLVKIDILGNRSLAVIRDALEAVEKNTGRRIDYASWRPLEDAKTCRLLRSGETMGCFYIESPATRQLLKKMWSGYPDGYGGDLFELLVMASSIIRPAANAFIREFVARLRGKTWRPLHPLLADVLAETYGIAIYQEQITQMAMALAGFSAYEGDQLRKIISKKHKEKKLADYRQRFMAGGGQKGVPEEVLARVWEQILSFAGYSFCKPHSASYALVSSKSAWLKANYPAEFTAAVISNQGGYYSALAYVSEARRMGLKVLPPDINKSDYPYTGAGDSLRVGLMQLQGLARKAADMLLEERRKRGDYGSFQDFLRRVPIDPADAMLLVKGGCFDALEGRQRRPALLWELLAARRRFDQGGSGLLFDEGAADLPSPPPYDDAAVLRQEVETSGMLLSCHPLLLHRREMDRARPVRGDEMHGWAGRYVTMIGWWVTAKTVQDKDGRPMEFVSFEDTSAIFDATFFPKAYERFCRKLTRHRPYVLKGKVEMEFGVATLTVEWVDFLPGE, from the coding sequence ATGAACTTCACCCATCTCCACGTCCACTCCTCCTTCTCCCCCCAATGGGGAGTGCGCCCGGTGGAGGATCTCTGCGCCGCTGCCCGCGCCCAGGGAGCCGGACGGCTCGCCCTCACCGATCGCAACGGCCTCTACGGCATCCCCCGTTTCCTGGATGTCGCCCGGGCCGCGGGACTGGCGCCGATCATCGGGGCGGAAGCGGTCGCCGGCACGAATCGGGCGGTCCTCCTGGCGCGCGACGAGGAGGGGTACGCCGATCTCTGCCGCCTTCTCTCCGATCTGCACTGCCGCCGCGACTTCGATCTTCCCCGCGCCCTGGCGGAGCGCCGGCGCGGGCTGATCGTTCTCACCGACGACCCCGCCGTCCTGACACCCCTGCGCCGGAACTCCCGGGAGAGGCTCTTCGTCGAGCTCTCCCCCGGCCACGGGATGCACCACGCGCTGGCCCTGGCAAAGGAGATGGACCTCCCTCCCGTGGCCACTGCCCGGGCGACGCTCCTCGAACCGGAGGATTTCGAGCTCCACCGGGTGTTGCGCGCCATTGCGCTGAATACCAAACTCTCCCGCCTGCGGCCGGAGGAGACCGCCCGCGAGGGGGACCTGCTGCTGTCGCCGCAGCAGGTCGCCGACTTTTTCCCCCACTGCCCCGAGGCCCTGGAGAACGCCGCCCGCATCGCCGATGCCTGCCGGACCGACTGGGAGTTTTCCGCGACCATCTTCCCGGCCTTCCGGGGCAAGTCGGACCAGGAGGCCAGCGTCGAACTGGAGGAGCGGGCCCGGGAAGGGGTACGGCGGCGCTACGGCGGAATCGACGACCGGGCCGAGGAGAGGCTGCAAAAAGAGCTGGCGATCATCACAGAGAAGGGCTTCGCCCATTACTTCCTGGTGGTGGAGGAGATCGCCCGGCAGTCGCCGCGCACCTGCGGCAGGGGGAGCGCCGCAGCCTCCCTGGTCGCCTACGCCCTGGGAATCACCCACGTCGATCCCCTGCGCCACAACCTCTTCTTCGAACGCTTCCTCAATTCCGGCCGGGTCGACCCCCCCGACATCGACATTGATTTTCCCTGGGACGAGCGCGACGCCGTCCTCGATTTCGCCTTCGCCCGCTACGGCTCGCGGCGGGCGGCAATGGTGGCCAATCAGGTGGGGTTCAAGGGACGGGCGGCGGTGCGCGAGGTGGCCAAGGTCTTCGGGATGCCCGAGAACGAGATCAAATCCGTCACCTACCGCATCTCCGGCTACTGGAAGGCGGATCAGACCTCCGCCGCGGTCGGGCGCCACCCTCTCTTCCGGGGGGAGGATCTGGGCGAAGACTGGCAGAAGATCCTGCGCCTGGCCGGACGTCTGAACGGTCAGCTTCGCCATCTCTCCCTGCACTGCGGCGGCCTGGTGGTCGTTCCCAACGAGATCCGCCGCTACGTGCCGGTGGAGATTTCGGCCAAGGGGCTGCCGATGATCCAGTGGGAAAAGGACCAAGCCGAGGCCGCCGGACTGGTCAAGATCGACATCCTCGGCAACCGATCCCTGGCTGTGATCCGCGACGCCCTGGAGGCGGTCGAAAAAAACACCGGCCGAAGGATCGACTACGCCTCCTGGCGGCCGCTGGAGGACGCCAAGACCTGCCGCCTGCTGCGCTCCGGCGAGACGATGGGGTGCTTCTATATCGAGTCGCCGGCGACCCGGCAGCTCCTGAAGAAGATGTGGTCGGGCTATCCGGACGGGTATGGGGGCGACCTCTTCGAGCTCCTGGTTATGGCCTCATCCATCATCCGCCCCGCGGCCAACGCCTTCATCCGCGAGTTCGTCGCCCGTCTGCGGGGCAAAACCTGGCGGCCGCTGCACCCGCTGCTGGCGGATGTGCTCGCCGAGACCTACGGCATCGCCATCTACCAGGAGCAGATCACCCAGATGGCCATGGCACTGGCCGGCTTCTCCGCCTACGAGGGGGACCAGCTGCGCAAGATCATCAGCAAGAAGCACAAGGAGAAGAAGCTCGCCGACTACCGGCAGAGATTCATGGCCGGAGGAGGACAAAAAGGGGTTCCGGAAGAGGTCCTGGCGAGGGTGTGGGAGCAGATTCTCTCCTTTGCCGGATACTCCTTCTGCAAGCCCCATTCGGCCTCCTACGCCCTGGTGAGCAGCAAGTCGGCCTGGCTCAAGGCCAACTACCCCGCCGAATTCACGGCGGCGGTCATCTCCAACCAGGGGGGCTACTACTCCGCCCTCGCCTACGTCTCCGAGGCCCGCCGCATGGGGCTGAAGGTGCTGCCGCCGGACATCAATAAAAGCGATTATCCCTACACCGGCGCCGGGGATTCGCTGCGCGTCGGCCTGATGCAGCTCCAGGGACTCGCCCGCAAGGCCGCCGATATGCTTCTAGAGGAGCGCCGCAAAAGGGGGGACTACGGGAGCTTTCAGGATTTCCTGCGCCGGGTTCCCATCGACCCGGCCGACGCCATGCTGCTGGTCAAGGGGGGATGTTTCGACGCCCTGGAGGGGCGGCAAAGGCGGCCGGCCCTGCTGTGGGAGCTGCTGGCGGCCCGGAGGCGGTTCGACCAGGGGGGAAGCGGCCTTCTCTTCGACGAGGGCGCCGCCGACCTCCCCTCCCCGCCTCCTTACGACGATGCGGCGGTCCTGCGTCAGGAGGTGGAAACCTCGGGGATGCTCCTCTCCTGCCATCCCCTGCTGCTCCACCGCCGGGAGATGGATCGGGCCAGACCGGTGCGGGGCGACGAGATGCACGGCTGGGCGGGACGCTACGTCACCATGATCGGCTGGTGGGTGACGGCCAAGACGGTGC